Sequence from the Sphingomonas suaedae genome:
TCAGACCGGCGGAAGCCTCAACACCTGGGTCGCGAGCGCGAAGCAATGGCGGCAGTTGTGGACCGATTCCTCCGCCAGTTGGGCCGAGTTTAGGGGCGGATATGACGGCAAGGCGATGGTGCTGACCGGGACCGGCCTTGCCCCGAACGGTGCGCTGACCCGAATGACCTATTCGCGCGGCACCGACGGGGCGGTGCGCCAGCTGGGCGAGAACTCCGCTGATGGCGGCAAGACATGGATGCCGAGCTTCGACTTCACCTACCGACCCGCCAAGGAGGCTAAATGAGCGCGATTACCGATATTCCCGTCACCGCGGCGGACGGCACGCAGACGACGCTGGCCGATCAGGCGGGGAAGGTGCTGCTGATCGTCAACGTCGCGTCGAAATGCGGGTTTACGCCGCAATATGAGGGGCTGGAGGACTTGCACCGGCGCTTCGCCGGTCGTGGGTTCGCTGTGCTGGGCTTTCCCTGCAACCAGTTCGGTGCGCAAGAGCCGGGCAATGCGGAGGAGATCGCGAATTTCTGTTCGCTGACCTATGACGTCACCTTTCCGATCTACGCCAAGATCGACGTCAACGGTGCCGATGCGGCCCCGCTCTACCGCTATCTCAAGAGCGCGGCGCCCGGGTTGCTGGGGACCGAGGGCGTGAAGTGGAACTTCACCAAATTCCTGGTCGACCGCGACGGGAAGGTCGTCGAGCGCTATGCGCCGCAGACCAAGCCCGCCGATATCGCCGCGGATATCGACCGGTTGCTGTAACCCGTCCCGCGAAAGTACCGGTTGCATGTGCCTGCCATCATTCTACCTTTCACTCCAAGCGCCCCGGGCGTAGAGGGCGCGGCACTTGAAGTTGCAGGATGACATTGAATGGCAACGGCCATCCACCAGGTGACGCCCGAAGAGGCGTCGGCCAACCCGCCGCCCGAAGCGGTTGTCGTCAGGTTCGCGGGCGACAGCGGCGACGGAATGCAGCTGACCGGGGGTCAGTTCACCCTGTCGACCGCGCTGGCGGGCAATGATCTTGCCACTTTCCCGGATTTCCCGGCGGAAATCCGCGCGCCGCAGGGGACGTTGTTCGGGGTTTCTGCATTCCAGATCAATTTCGGTTCGGCGGCGATCGAGACCGCGGGTGATGCGCCCGACGTGCTGGTGGCAATGAACCCGGCTGCGCTGAAGACCAATGTCGAGGATTTGAAGCCCGGCGGCCTCATCATCGCGGACGAAGGCGAGTTCAACAAGCGCAACCTCGACAAGGCGAAATATGCGCAGAACCCGTTGGAGGACGGCAGCCTGGCCAAATGGCAGCTGCTGAAGCTCAACATCTCGCAGCTGACGCTGGAAGCGGTGAAGCCGTTCGGACTTGGCAACAAGGAAGCGTTGCGCTGCAAGAATATGTGGACGCTGGGGCTCGCGCTCTGGATGTTCGATCGTGATCGCGCGCCGTTGATCGACTGGCTCAAGACCAAATTCGCCAAGGCGCCCGAACTGGCCGAGGCGAATATCGCCGCGCTGAACGCTGGTCACGCTTACGGCGAGACGGCAGAACTGGGCGCGCAGGGGATCGGCCAGTTGCACGTCCCGGCCGCGCCGGTCGAGCCGGGGCTGTACCGCACGGTGACGGGCGCGGATTCGATCAGTCTGGGGCTGGTCGCGGGCGCGCAGTTGGCGAACCTCAAGCTGTTCTATGGCGGCTATCCGATCACGCCGGCTTCCGCGATCCTGCATCATCTGGCGCGGCTGAAGGAATTCGGTGTCACGACCTTCCAGGCGGAGGACGAGATCGCGGCAGTCGCATCAGCGCTGGGCGCGTCCTATGCGGGCAGCCTTGGCGTCACCTGCTCCTCGGGGCCGGGCATCGCGCTCAAGACCGAGGCGATCGGTCTTGCGATCATGACCGAGCTGCCGCTGGTGATCGTCAATGCGCAGCGCGGCGGGCCGTCGACGGGGCTTCCGACCAAGACCGAACAGTCGGACCTGTATCAGGCGGTCTATGGCCGCAATGGCGATGCGCCCGTGCCGGTACTTGCCGCGCGGTCGGCCGCCGACTGTTTCGACGTAGCGATCGAGGCGGTCCGGATCGCGACGCAATATATGACCCCGGTCATGCTGTTGACCGACGGCTATCTGCAGAATGCGGCCGAGCCGTGGAAGGTGCCGGACATGGCGGACTATACGCCCTTCCCGGTGAAGTTCCATGAGGAAGCCCCGGCCGAGGGCGAGAAGTTCCTGCCCTATGCCCGCGACGAGAAACTGGCACGGCCCTGGGTCAAGCCAGGCACGCCTGGCCTGCTTCACCGCATCGGGGGAATCGAGAAGGCGATCGGCACGGGGAACATCGATTACTCGCCATCCACCCACCAGACGATGACCGACACGCGCCAGGCGAAGGTTGCGGGGATCGCGGTGCCGGATCAGGAGCTGGAACAGGGCGCACCGGGCGGCAAGCTGGTCGTCGTCGGATGGGGATCGACCTTTGGCCCGATCACTCAGGCGGTGCGGCGCGCGCGGCGCAAAGGGCTGGACGTCAGCCACATCCATATCCGTCACATCTGGCCGATGCCGAAGAATTTGGGTGAATTGCTAAAGGGTTACGAGCATGTCCTCGTCCCCGAAATGAACACGGGACAGCTCAAGACCGTGTTGCGCGACCAGTTCCTGGTGGACGCCAGGCCGCTGAACAAGGTGTCGGGACAGCCCTTCCGCATTCATGAGATCGAAGCTGCGATCGCGGCATTTTTCGACGGCGTGCCCGGCAACGAGGGCGGCAATCTGCCCGCCGATGACACGCAGCTGCCGAATTCGCAAGCCGGGCACGATGATGGCTCGCTGCGCGATACGACGTCGCCGCAGTCGGCTTGATCGGGATAGAGAGATGAACGAGATCACGACCATCCGCCCATCGACGCCCAAGGATTGGGAGACCGATCAGGAGGTCCGCTGGTGCCCCGGTTGCGGGGACTATGCGATCCTGAAGGCGGTGCAGCGGACGATGCCGGAGATCGGCGCGACGCCGGAAAATACCGTGTTTGTCAGCGGCATCGGCTGCTCGTCGCGCTTCCCTTATTATATGGAAACCTATGGCTTCCACACCATCCATGGCCGCGCGCCGGCGGTGGCGACGGGGGTGAAGCTGGCCAATCCGGACCTCGACGTGTGGATCATTACCGGCGACGGCGACGGGTTGAGCATCGGCGGCAATCACACGATGCACCTGCTGCGGCGGAACCTGAATTGCCAGGTGCTGCTGTTCAACAACGAGATCTACGGCCTGACCAAGGGGCAATATTCGCCGACCTCGCGTGAGGGGACCCGGTCGCCCTCGACCCCGTTCGGATCGGTCGATCATCCGGCCAAACCCTGCGCCTTTGCCTTGGGTGCAGGCGGGCGGTTCATCGCGCGCGGGATCGATGTGAACAAGAATCTGCCTGCGGTGCTCAAGGCCGCACACGCGCATCAGGGCACGGCGTTCGTCGAAATCTTCCAGAACTGCATTGTCTATAACGCCGACGTGTTCGCGCCATTCGTCGACAAGGCCAATGCCGGGCATCAGCTATGGGTTGAGCATGGTAAGCCGTTGATCTTCGCGGGCGGGACCAAGGGGCTGGCGCTCGATGTCCAGCGGCTGACGCTCAAGGTGGTCGATATCGTCGATGGCGACGTGTCGGGCGTGGTCGTCCACGACCAGACCAATCGCGGGCTGGCGCATATGCTGGTCGAGATGCCGTTCGGCCCGTTCCCGATGGCGCTGGGCGTGATCTATGACGATCCGGCGCCCACCTTCGAGAGCGCGGTGGTGGCGCAGAACGTCGCCGCGAGTGAGGGCAAGGTCGCGGACCTCCAGAAGCTGGTGAGCAAGGGCCAGACCTGGCAGGTCGAGAAAGAACCGCGCGCCGAATAAGCGTCGCAACACGCCGAAATGTGGGGGCAAACTGCTCCCCGCAGGTGAGCGTCTCCACTCCGGAGGCCGTTCATGTATTTCTTCCTGCCCTTTCTGGCGCTCGCGTCGATCCAGTCCACCTATGGTCCGGCGCTTCCGCCTGAGCCAGTGACCGCGAAGCCCGCCGATCTCGTCCTGACCGACGTGGAGCGGATGCTGCGCGTGCAGGGTGTCTCCGAAACCGGCATTCGCGCGCTGCGATCGGTGCCAATGCCGCAGATTGCGCGCGGCGCGACGACGGCGGCGCAATGCGCGGTCGAGAAGCTGGCGGAGGCAGAACCGATCCCGCTCGCCGATCTGGCCAGCGCGATGGAGGAGCGTGACGCGACGGCCGCCGCCCAGGCTCAGGCGCAGACGCGCTACATCATTGCCGCGCTGCGGGTGCTGGATGCGAACGACCGGCGCGTCTTCCTCAAAGTGGTGGGGAGCGGAGAACTGCCGATTGGCGGGATGCCGCCCCCGCGTCCCGAAGCGGGCCGACGCGGCAGCGCGAGCGCGGAGCGGGGCCCTCCGGGCGGCGTTGGCCCGGGCGGGCAGGGCAGGCGCAGCGAGGGCGGGGGCGCACAGCGGGGCAACATGCCCGGCGGTGGACCGGGCGGCCCGGGTGGCCCCGACGGGCGCGGCGGTCCACCGGCTGGATTTGCAGAGCGTGGGCCTGCGCCGACATCGGGTTGCGAACGCTATCTGGGCGGGTGAAGACCGGGTATTCAGACGTCGATGATCTGCGCATGTTCGAACACCGGATACCAGTCGAAATCGCGCTGGTAGAAGCGGTGAGAGCATCGAGCGAATCGATTGTCAGCGTCGCGACGGATATTTGCTGCGGCTTTGGCATTGTCCCTGTGTACACCGCCAGCGCGGCGTTGCGCCGCTCCGTTGCAGGGGGAATGAGTGCCCGATCCGACGATCCTGTGGTTCCGCCGCGATCTGCGCCTGTCCGATCAGACGGCGCTGATTGCGGCGGCGGCGGAGGGGCCGGTTATCCCCGTCTTCATCCTCGACGACGAGACGCCGAAGCATCGCGCGATGGGCGGGGCGTCGCGATGGTGGCTGCATCACAGCCTCGCAAGCCTGGACGCCGATCTGCGCGACAAGGGATCGCGGCTGATCCTGCGGCGGGGCAAGTCGGATGAGGTGCTGGCTGCGCTCGCTGCAGAGACCGGGGCGGGGCGCGTGCACTGTATCCGGCATTATGAGCCCTGGTGGCGCAATGCCGAGAGGGCGGTGGGCAAACGGCTCGATCTGGTCTGCCATGATGGCAATTATCTCGCTCCGCCGGGGTCGGTGACGACCGGGGCGGGGGAGCCGTACAAGATTTTCACTCCTTTCTGGCGCGCGTTGCGCGAGCGGATGCCGCCAGCACCGCCCGCAAATCGCCCGCGTGAAATCGCCGCGCCATCCCGGTGGCCGGAATCGGACAGGCTGGAGGATTGGCGCCTGCTGCCGACCCGGCCGAATTGGGCGCGTGGATTCGCGGAGTGGGAACCGGGCGAAACGGGCGCGCGCAAACGGGTCGACGCATTTCTGCGCCACGCCGCACGCTATGACGAGGAGCGCAACATGCCCGCGATCGAGGGGAGTTCGCGCCTCTCACCGCATCTCCATTTCGGCGAGGTGTCGCCCGCTTATGTCTGGCACCGCGTCGCCAATGCGGGCGGGTCGGTGGACGTGTTCCTCGCCGAAATCGGCTGGCGGGACTATGCGCAGAACGTCATTCTCCAGTTCCCGGACTATGGCGCGAAGAACGGGCGCGAGAGATATGATAGACTGCCGTGGCGCGACTTCCGCTCGTCGGCGGTGCGCGACGAGTTTGACGCCTGGACGAAGGGGCGAACCGGCTATCCGATCGTGGACGCGGGAATGCGGCAGCTCTGGGCGACCGGGTGGATGCATAACCGCGTGCGGATGATCGCGGCGAGCTTTCTCATCAAGCATCTGCTGATCGACTGGCGCGAGGGCGATCGCTGGTTCTGGGACACGCTGGTCGATGCCGATTACGCGAGCAATGCGGTCAACTGGCAATGGGTGGCGGGGACCGGGATCGACGCCAATATGTGGAGCCGGATCATGGCGCCGCTCGGCCAGTCGGAGAAGTTCGACGCGGCGGGCTATATCCGGCACTGGGTGCCGGAACTGGCCGGCGTGAGCGACGTGGCGATTCACGACCCCGACGCGCATCGCTGCCGCCCGCGCGCGTATCCGCGCAAGATCATCGCGCACAAGGCGGCGCGGGAGCGAGCACTGGAGGCGGGGCGTGCGATCTGAACTGCGGCGTCACTTGGCGCTTGCTCGACTCGATGCGCCGTGGTTGTTGCGCGACGATGCATTCACCGGCACGCAATAGGGGCCGCCGGGACGGCTGGGACGAGGATGCACGAGCGCCGAATAACGGGCTGTTCGCGCAATTGCTCGCACCTGCGCTGCGCAAGTTGCTCGACCGGATCGATGCGGGGCTGGCCGAGGGGGCAATCGATGCGACGCTGCCCGGCGGCATTCGCAGGCGGCTGGGCGCGCGAGCGCCGGGTCCTGAGGCGGTGGTCGAGATTCGCAGCTGGCGCGCCTTGTGGCGGCTGGCGACGGGCGGGTCGGCGGGTTGGTATGAAGCGTGGCAGGCGGGTGAATGGACCAGCCCCGATCCGGTGCCATTGTTCGACCTGTTCGTGCGTAACCGCGCGTCGCTGGGTGAGGCCGGGCGGGCCCGGGGGCCGATGCGGCTGGCCAAGCGCGTCTGGCACTGGCTGCATCGCAATTCGCGGGCCGGCTCGCGGCGCAACATCGCCTATCATTACGATCTGGGAAATGATTTCTACGCGCCCTGGCTGGACGCGAGCATGACCTATTCCAGCGCGCTGTTCGCGCCGGGCGTCGAGACGCTGGCGGATGCGCAACAGGCGAAACTGGCCGCCATCCTCGACCGGACGGGGACCCAGCCGGGCGAGTGCATCCTGGAGATTGGCTGTGGCTGGGGATCGTTCGTCGAACGCGCCGCGCGGGCCGGGCGGCAGGTCCATGGCATCACCCTCTCGACCGAGCAGAAGGCCCATGTCGAGGCGCGGATGGCGCGGGGTGGGCTGGGCGGGGTCGAGGTGTCGCTGACCGACTATCGCGACGTCACCGGGACCTATGACGCGGTCGCCAGCATCGAAATGGTCGAGGCGGTAGGGCAGGATTATTGGTCCGACTATCTCGGCACAATCGCCCGGGTGCTGAAGCCCGGAGGACGCGCCGCGATCCAGTATATTGCGATCGACGATGCGATCTTCGAATCCTACGCGCGCAACGTCGATTTCATCCAGACCTATGTGTTTCCGGGCGGGCTGCTACTTTCCGAGTCCCGGTTTCGCGCGATTGCGGAGCGGCATGGGCTGCGCTGGGAAGACCGGGTGGAATTTGGCGCCGATTATGCCGAAACGCTCAGGCTGTGGCGCGCGGCATTCGACCGGGCTGTCGTCGAAGGGCGGTTGCCGATCGAATTCGATCGACATTTCATCGATTTGTGGCGCTATTATCTGATGTATTGTGAAGGCGGATTTCGCGGTGGCGGGATCTGGGTGGCGCAAATCACCCTGGTCAAGGACCAGGCCGAAAGGGGAGAGCGATGATGGGCAAGCGGGCAATCTGGCTGGCGGCGGGTGCATTGGTGCTGACCGCATGTACGCCGCGAACCGAGCCGCCCGCCGCAGCGTCGCCCGTCGCGGTCTCCGCCGAGGACTCCGCGCGGCTGCGCCAGGTGGGCGCGGCGATCCTGTTCTGGTCGCAGGAAGAGCGCGAACGCAACTTCCCGGCGATGGAGAAGATCTTTCCCGGCAATGTGGTGAAGGCCGGCGGCAAGGTGCGGCCGCTGCCCAAGGGGGCGCCGCTGCCGCTCGCCGACGCGGAGGTCGCGGCATTCATGGCGGCGCAGAAGGTCGCCGGGTTGATCGTTCTCCAGGACGGCAAGATCCGGCTGGAGCGCTATGCGATGGGCTATGGCCCGAACGGGCGCTGGACGAGCTTTTCGGTTGCCAAGTCGGTCACGTCGACGCTGGTCGGCGCGGCCATCCGGGACGGGTTCATCAAGTCGATCGACGATCCGGTGACGCGCTACATCCCCGACCTGGCCGGGGCGGGTTATGACGGAGTGACGATCCGCCAACTGCTGACGATGACGTCGGGCGTGCGCTGGAACGAGGATTATACCGATCCCGACAGCGACGTGGCACGGATGTTTGCCGAGCCGGTGCCGGCGGGGCAGGACCCGACGGTGGCCTATATGCGCAAGCTGCCGCGGGTCGATGAACCGGGGAGCAAGTTCGTCTACAAGACCGGCGAGACGAACCTGATCGGCGTGCTGGTGCGGCGGGCGACGGGGAAGACGCTTTCGGCCTACCTCTCCGAGAAGGTGTGGCGGCGCTATGGGATGGAGCGGGACGCCTTCTGGATGACCGACCAGACCGGGGCGGAAGTGTCGGGGTGCTGCCTGTCGGTGTCGCTGCGCGACTATGCCCGGATCGGCCAGTTGACGCTGGACGGCGGGAAGGGGATCGTGCCGGACGGGTGGTTTGCCGAGGCGACCAAGACGCAAACCACCTTCCCGGGCGGCGGCTATGGCTATCAATGGTGGACGATCCCCGGCGGCTATTACGCCGCGCAGGGGATTTTCGGGCAGGTCATCCTGGTCGATCCGGCGAGCAAGCTGGTGATGGTTGCCAGCAGCGCCTGGCCCAAGGCGACCGATCGCGACCTGTCGCAGCAGCGGCTGGCCTTTGCGATGAAGGTGCTCGCCGCGGCGAAGCAATAGCGCCTAGCCGCGCAGGCGCTCGATCGCCTGGGCCAGCGCGACGTAGAGCTTCCCCATGTCGGAGGAGAGCAGGGTGACGCCGAGCGGGGCGCCGTCGCGCAGGGCAAGCACCTGACGCAACATCGCCTCGAAATCGTGGATGTAGCGGTTCACCTGCTCACGGAACTCGGGATCGCCCTCGTACAGGCTGGAGACTTCGCGGGCCTGTCCGCTGTCGAGCAGGCGGACGGCGCGGCGGGTGAAGACGCCGCGGTCGCCCTTGAGATAGGCGGCCCAGGCGCTGTCGGACACCTCGTGCGCGAATGCCTTGGAGATGTCGATCGAGGCGGAATTCAGCGCTTCGACCAGCAGCGAGACGCGGCGCGCGAAATTGTCGCGATCCGCATTCTCGCGTTCGATCCGCGCTTCCTCGATCCGTGCCTCGACCGCGGCCGAGGCTTCGTTGATGCCGAGCATCTGGTGGGACAGCCGCTCGGCGGCGCGGGCGGCGGCGTTGACCGCGCCCTCGGTCACTTCGCCCAGCTCGATCAGCTGGCTGCGCACGCTGTGGTCCATCGCCCGGCGGAGCGCGGCGTTGCCGGCTTCTTCGAGCTGGCGCGCGGCTTCCGGGACAAGCCCGGCGAGCGCGGCCCGGGCCTGGTCGGTCGCGGAGTTGGCGGTTTCACGGATGCGGAGCAGCGCATCGACCAGTTGCGGCGCGGCCTCGTCGGCAAAGCGGCGGGCATTGGCGATCGCGCGATCGACGACATCTTCCAGTTCCGCGGTCTTGGCCTGCCCGTCCTCGAGTGAGTCGAGCAGCGACGCCTGCGTCTTGGCGAGCGTATCGCGCTGTTTGCGGACGACATCGGCGATCGCCTCGATCGCGTCATGCGTGCTCTCGGCGGCAGTGACGAGCGCGAGCAACTCCGGTTTGGACGCGGCGATGACGCTGCGGGTCGATCCGATCCGCTCCTCAAGCCGGGACAGCGCCTCGGGCATCGTCTCGTCCATCTCCCGCGCCGAGGCGTCGAGCGCGGTCAGCAGTTCTTCGGCGGTCGAAATGACGCGGCGTGCCGTCTCGTCGCCGATCTTCAGCGTTTCGGTCATCGCGCCGGTCGAGCTGTCGAGCGCGCTGATCGAGGCGGAGAGCGCCTGGGTCCGCTCCATGCCGGTGGAATGCAGCGCGGCCATCTGGCCATCGGCCTGGGCGATGCCGCCGGTGACCGAAGCGAGCAGGATGTCGATGCGGGTCTGTTCCTCGCCCAGCCGTTCGCCAATCCGCTCGATCGTGCCTTCGACCTCGGCGATCCGCGTGCTGACCGTGTCGATGCTGTCGCGGCCCGCCTTGTCGAGCGAGGCCTGGTTGGCAGCCAGCATCGCCAGCATCGCCTCGCCCTGTGCGGCGATGCCCTTGCGCGCCTCATCCACCGCAGCGGCGGCGCGATCGAGCATCGCGTCCACCGTCTCCGACATGCTGGCCGCGACGCCCTCAAGCCGGGTGCCCGCGGATTCGCTGGTCGCCTCCATCCGCGCGATATGCGCCGCGAGCCGCTGGGCGGCGCCCCCGGCGATCGTGTCCGCCTCGCGGCCGCGTTCGCCCAATGCGACGAGCTGGGCGTCAAGGGCAGAGGCATGTTCGCTCGCCTTCATCCCCGCAGCGTCGAGCGTCGCGGCCATGCCGGTCATGCTCTCATGCGCGCGGGGCAGCGAAGACAGAACGATGCCGACGCTCTTTTCGGCTGCGGCGCCGCTTTCGACCAGCGTCTGCGCACTGGTGGCGACGGCGCGCGCTTCGGCGGCCATGCCGTTGGAGATCGCCTGAAGCCGTTCCGCGGCGGTGTCGCCCATCGCCATCAGCGCGGTGGTCTGTTCGGCGAGTTCGGCGCGGTTTGCGTCGATCTTGCGCGACAGGGTGGCGACGACACGTTCGAGGCTCGCGGCTTCGGCGCGCATCGCCCGGGCGGTCTTGCCGAAGCGCCGCGCCTCGGCGGCGCTGGTGCGCAGCGCGAGCAGCCAGAAGATGCCGATCAGCGCAGGCGGGACGCACAGCGCGGCGATCAGCTGGACGAGTTCGGTCGGCGGGGGCGGGGCGGCGACCAGCGGCTGGAGCAGCCAGCCGGCCACGCCGATCCAGACGAGGATCAGCCCGATGGCAAAGGTCGGCAACGCCCATCTGCGGCGCAGCCTGGGAGGGGCATCGTCCTCCGCATCGTCACGATCGGCGGCGACATCTTCGATCAGAAGATCGTCGTCGCGCGGCGTTTCCGCATCGACCAGCAGCAGCTCGTCGGCGTCCAGCGGCCGTGGGCCGGCAGATTTCAGTCCCCCGTTCATCGTCCCGGTTTAGCACAGGTCCGGGTTTGCCGCCTAGCATTGTGAAACCACTCATTAAGCACGGCGAATCTAGGGTCGGGCATGGCGTATGATCCCGGTGCAATCGATGCGACGCTGGCGGCTGCTGTGGGCGACGAGCCCGGGCTGATCGCCGAGCTGCGCGAGGCGTTTCTGGACAGTGCGAGGCGCGCGCTGAAGACCCTGTCGGATGCGGGCGAGGATCCGGCGGCGTGGCGCGGCGGCGCGCTGCGGCTCAAGGGTCTGGCGGCGAGCTTCGGCGCGGTGCGTCTGATGGCGCTGGCGCAGGATGCGGCGGATGCTCAGGCCGGCGATCGCGCGGTGCTGCGCAAGCTGGAACGGGCGGTCGAGCGGCTCTGA
This genomic interval carries:
- a CDS encoding glutathione peroxidase gives rise to the protein MSAITDIPVTAADGTQTTLADQAGKVLLIVNVASKCGFTPQYEGLEDLHRRFAGRGFAVLGFPCNQFGAQEPGNAEEIANFCSLTYDVTFPIYAKIDVNGADAAPLYRYLKSAAPGLLGTEGVKWNFTKFLVDRDGKVVERYAPQTKPADIAADIDRLL
- a CDS encoding 2-oxoacid:acceptor oxidoreductase subunit alpha translates to MATAIHQVTPEEASANPPPEAVVVRFAGDSGDGMQLTGGQFTLSTALAGNDLATFPDFPAEIRAPQGTLFGVSAFQINFGSAAIETAGDAPDVLVAMNPAALKTNVEDLKPGGLIIADEGEFNKRNLDKAKYAQNPLEDGSLAKWQLLKLNISQLTLEAVKPFGLGNKEALRCKNMWTLGLALWMFDRDRAPLIDWLKTKFAKAPELAEANIAALNAGHAYGETAELGAQGIGQLHVPAAPVEPGLYRTVTGADSISLGLVAGAQLANLKLFYGGYPITPASAILHHLARLKEFGVTTFQAEDEIAAVASALGASYAGSLGVTCSSGPGIALKTEAIGLAIMTELPLVIVNAQRGGPSTGLPTKTEQSDLYQAVYGRNGDAPVPVLAARSAADCFDVAIEAVRIATQYMTPVMLLTDGYLQNAAEPWKVPDMADYTPFPVKFHEEAPAEGEKFLPYARDEKLARPWVKPGTPGLLHRIGGIEKAIGTGNIDYSPSTHQTMTDTRQAKVAGIAVPDQELEQGAPGGKLVVVGWGSTFGPITQAVRRARRKGLDVSHIHIRHIWPMPKNLGELLKGYEHVLVPEMNTGQLKTVLRDQFLVDARPLNKVSGQPFRIHEIEAAIAAFFDGVPGNEGGNLPADDTQLPNSQAGHDDGSLRDTTSPQSA
- a CDS encoding 2-oxoacid:ferredoxin oxidoreductase subunit beta — encoded protein: MNEITTIRPSTPKDWETDQEVRWCPGCGDYAILKAVQRTMPEIGATPENTVFVSGIGCSSRFPYYMETYGFHTIHGRAPAVATGVKLANPDLDVWIITGDGDGLSIGGNHTMHLLRRNLNCQVLLFNNEIYGLTKGQYSPTSREGTRSPSTPFGSVDHPAKPCAFALGAGGRFIARGIDVNKNLPAVLKAAHAHQGTAFVEIFQNCIVYNADVFAPFVDKANAGHQLWVEHGKPLIFAGGTKGLALDVQRLTLKVVDIVDGDVSGVVVHDQTNRGLAHMLVEMPFGPFPMALGVIYDDPAPTFESAVVAQNVAASEGKVADLQKLVSKGQTWQVEKEPRAE
- a CDS encoding cryptochrome/photolyase family protein, producing MPDPTILWFRRDLRLSDQTALIAAAAEGPVIPVFILDDETPKHRAMGGASRWWLHHSLASLDADLRDKGSRLILRRGKSDEVLAALAAETGAGRVHCIRHYEPWWRNAERAVGKRLDLVCHDGNYLAPPGSVTTGAGEPYKIFTPFWRALRERMPPAPPANRPREIAAPSRWPESDRLEDWRLLPTRPNWARGFAEWEPGETGARKRVDAFLRHAARYDEERNMPAIEGSSRLSPHLHFGEVSPAYVWHRVANAGGSVDVFLAEIGWRDYAQNVILQFPDYGAKNGRERYDRLPWRDFRSSAVRDEFDAWTKGRTGYPIVDAGMRQLWATGWMHNRVRMIAASFLIKHLLIDWREGDRWFWDTLVDADYASNAVNWQWVAGTGIDANMWSRIMAPLGQSEKFDAAGYIRHWVPELAGVSDVAIHDPDAHRCRPRAYPRKIIAHKAARERALEAGRAI
- a CDS encoding SAM-dependent methyltransferase, producing MHSPARNRGRRDGWDEDARAPNNGLFAQLLAPALRKLLDRIDAGLAEGAIDATLPGGIRRRLGARAPGPEAVVEIRSWRALWRLATGGSAGWYEAWQAGEWTSPDPVPLFDLFVRNRASLGEAGRARGPMRLAKRVWHWLHRNSRAGSRRNIAYHYDLGNDFYAPWLDASMTYSSALFAPGVETLADAQQAKLAAILDRTGTQPGECILEIGCGWGSFVERAARAGRQVHGITLSTEQKAHVEARMARGGLGGVEVSLTDYRDVTGTYDAVASIEMVEAVGQDYWSDYLGTIARVLKPGGRAAIQYIAIDDAIFESYARNVDFIQTYVFPGGLLLSESRFRAIAERHGLRWEDRVEFGADYAETLRLWRAAFDRAVVEGRLPIEFDRHFIDLWRYYLMYCEGGFRGGGIWVAQITLVKDQAERGER
- a CDS encoding serine hydrolase domain-containing protein, giving the protein MMGKRAIWLAAGALVLTACTPRTEPPAAASPVAVSAEDSARLRQVGAAILFWSQEERERNFPAMEKIFPGNVVKAGGKVRPLPKGAPLPLADAEVAAFMAAQKVAGLIVLQDGKIRLERYAMGYGPNGRWTSFSVAKSVTSTLVGAAIRDGFIKSIDDPVTRYIPDLAGAGYDGVTIRQLLTMTSGVRWNEDYTDPDSDVARMFAEPVPAGQDPTVAYMRKLPRVDEPGSKFVYKTGETNLIGVLVRRATGKTLSAYLSEKVWRRYGMERDAFWMTDQTGAEVSGCCLSVSLRDYARIGQLTLDGGKGIVPDGWFAEATKTQTTFPGGGYGYQWWTIPGGYYAAQGIFGQVILVDPASKLVMVASSAWPKATDRDLSQQRLAFAMKVLAAAKQ
- a CDS encoding Hpt domain-containing protein → MAYDPGAIDATLAAAVGDEPGLIAELREAFLDSARRALKTLSDAGEDPAAWRGGALRLKGLAASFGAVRLMALAQDAADAQAGDRAVLRKLERAVERL